A genomic stretch from Halorhodospira halophila SL1 includes:
- a CDS encoding cation:proton antiporter produces MADIPAVEGLFNQFAILLLVAAVIGFIGTRLKQPLIVSFIAVGILVGPSALGWVDGHEPMMDLLAEIGIALLLFIVGLKLDLHLIRTMGPVALATGLGQVLFTSAVGFLIALALGMEPITALYVAVALTFSSTIIIVKLLSDKKEIDALHGRIAIGFLIVQDICVVLAMILITSLAAGEGDANVAMEVGQVLLTGVAMLLFVALMMRYVLPPLLNMLARTPELLVLFSIALAVAMATGGDLMGFSKEVGAFLAGIAIASTPYREAVASRLTALRDFLLLFFFISLGAQLDMGTIGDQVVPALIFSTFVLIGNPIIVLIIMGYMGYRKRTGFLAGLTVAQISEFSLILAALGMSVGHIGQDTMGLVTLVGLITIGASTYMILYSKPLYERLAPLLSVFERKVPHAEIALDSQPDQHYEADVVIFGLGRYGHQLAKNFKARGWRVLGVDFDPTLVGQWREEGHMAHYGDASDPEFPQTLPLARARWVISTVPDRDIGATLISALRSAGYQGKVAVTSHSRMDADYLRGQGPDRILLPFVDAAEMAVAGITGGQERGGGGR; encoded by the coding sequence ATGGCCGACATCCCCGCTGTCGAAGGACTGTTCAACCAATTCGCCATCCTGCTGCTGGTGGCAGCCGTCATCGGCTTTATCGGAACCCGACTCAAGCAGCCGCTGATCGTCTCGTTCATCGCCGTCGGCATCCTGGTCGGGCCGTCTGCCCTGGGGTGGGTGGACGGACACGAGCCGATGATGGATCTGCTGGCCGAGATCGGCATCGCCCTGTTGCTGTTCATCGTCGGTCTAAAGCTCGATCTACACCTGATCCGGACCATGGGGCCGGTGGCCTTGGCGACCGGGCTAGGGCAGGTGCTGTTTACCTCGGCGGTGGGGTTCCTGATCGCGCTGGCTCTGGGGATGGAGCCGATCACGGCGCTCTACGTGGCGGTCGCGCTGACCTTCTCGAGCACCATTATCATCGTCAAGCTGCTCTCCGATAAGAAGGAGATCGACGCCCTGCACGGGCGGATCGCCATCGGCTTTCTGATCGTGCAGGACATCTGTGTAGTCCTGGCCATGATCCTGATCACCTCGCTGGCCGCTGGCGAGGGGGATGCCAACGTGGCCATGGAGGTGGGGCAGGTGCTGCTCACCGGTGTGGCCATGCTGCTGTTCGTGGCCCTGATGATGCGCTATGTGCTGCCGCCGCTTCTCAACATGCTGGCGCGTACGCCGGAGCTCTTGGTGCTTTTCTCCATCGCCCTGGCGGTGGCCATGGCTACCGGCGGCGATCTGATGGGCTTCAGCAAGGAGGTGGGTGCCTTCCTGGCGGGTATTGCCATTGCCTCGACGCCCTACCGGGAGGCGGTGGCCTCGCGCCTGACGGCGCTGCGGGATTTCCTGCTGCTGTTCTTCTTCATCTCGCTGGGCGCGCAGCTGGATATGGGCACCATCGGTGATCAGGTGGTGCCGGCGCTGATCTTCTCGACCTTCGTACTCATCGGCAACCCGATCATCGTGCTGATCATCATGGGGTACATGGGGTACCGCAAGCGGACCGGTTTCCTGGCCGGACTGACGGTGGCGCAGATCTCCGAGTTCTCGTTGATCCTGGCCGCCCTGGGCATGTCGGTGGGTCACATCGGGCAGGACACCATGGGCCTGGTCACGCTGGTGGGCCTGATCACCATCGGTGCCTCCACCTACATGATCCTCTACTCCAAGCCGCTCTACGAACGCCTGGCGCCGCTTCTGTCGGTCTTCGAGCGCAAGGTCCCGCACGCCGAGATCGCCCTGGACAGCCAGCCGGATCAGCACTATGAAGCGGATGTGGTCATCTTCGGATTGGGCCGCTACGGCCACCAGCTGGCCAAGAACTTCAAGGCCCGGGGCTGGCGAGTGCTGGGCGTGGACTTTGACCCGACGCTGGTGGGACAGTGGCGGGAAGAGGGGCACATGGCCCATTACGGAGACGCCTCCGACCCGGAGTTCCCGCAGACCCTGCCCCTGGCGCGGGCGCGGTGGGTGATCAGTACGGTGCCCGACCGGGATATCGGCGCGACGCTGATCAGCGCCCTGCGGAGTGCCGGTTATCAGGGCAAGGTGGCGGTGACTTCCCACTCGCGGATGGACGCCGATTATCTGCGGGGACAGGGGCCTGATCGCATCCTGTTGCCCTTCGTCGATGCCGCGGAGATGGCCGTGGCCGGAATCACCGGGGGGCAGGAGAGAGGAGGGGGCGGACGATGA
- the glgC gene encoding glucose-1-phosphate adenylyltransferase, producing the protein MFLERNPRFVSRLTRETLALIMAGGRGGRLSSLTDWRTKPAIPFGGKFRLIDFPLSNCINSGIRRVGILTQYKAHSLIQHVQRGWGFLRGEFGEFVELIPAQQRMDKPLWYSGTADSVYQNIDIIQAHDPSYVLILAGDHVYKMDYGAMIARHVESGADVTVGCVQVTLEQARAFGVMSVQEDGRVTALTEKPQQPEPMPGHDDVALVSMGIYVFNRDYLLQVLREDAENFASSRDFGRDVLPAAIGRDHVQAYPFSDPVSGKQAYWRDVGTVDAFYRANQELIQEEPELDLYDDEWPIWTYQAQLPPAKFMHDQRGKRGMAIDSMVSGGNIIAGASVRRSVLFSRVKVGPGAEVQEAVILPRVTVEDGCRIRRAVIDEGCRIPPGMVIGEDLETDRERFHVTPGGVVLVTAEMLGQEVAHVR; encoded by the coding sequence ATGTTTCTTGAGCGCAACCCGCGATTTGTCAGTCGGCTGACGCGTGAGACCCTCGCGTTGATCATGGCCGGCGGCCGCGGTGGACGGCTCTCCAGCCTTACGGACTGGCGGACCAAGCCGGCGATCCCCTTCGGCGGCAAGTTCCGGCTGATCGATTTTCCGCTGTCCAACTGCATCAACTCCGGCATCCGCCGGGTGGGCATCCTGACCCAGTACAAGGCCCACTCCTTGATCCAGCACGTCCAGCGGGGGTGGGGGTTCCTGCGCGGCGAGTTCGGCGAGTTCGTCGAGCTGATCCCGGCGCAGCAGCGTATGGACAAGCCGCTCTGGTACTCCGGGACCGCCGATTCCGTCTACCAGAATATCGACATCATCCAGGCCCACGATCCCAGCTACGTGCTGATCCTCGCCGGCGATCATGTCTACAAGATGGATTACGGGGCGATGATCGCCCGGCACGTTGAGTCCGGTGCCGACGTTACGGTCGGTTGCGTGCAGGTGACGCTCGAGCAGGCCCGCGCCTTCGGGGTGATGAGCGTCCAGGAAGACGGCCGGGTCACTGCGCTGACCGAAAAGCCGCAGCAGCCCGAGCCGATGCCGGGCCACGACGACGTGGCCCTGGTATCCATGGGCATCTACGTCTTCAACCGCGACTATCTGCTCCAGGTGCTGCGCGAGGACGCCGAGAACTTTGCCAGTTCGCGGGATTTCGGCCGCGACGTGCTGCCGGCAGCCATCGGTCGGGATCACGTCCAGGCCTATCCGTTCAGTGATCCGGTGAGCGGCAAACAGGCATACTGGCGGGATGTGGGGACGGTGGATGCCTTCTACCGCGCCAACCAGGAGCTGATCCAGGAGGAGCCGGAGCTCGACCTCTACGATGACGAGTGGCCGATCTGGACCTACCAGGCGCAGCTGCCCCCGGCCAAGTTCATGCACGATCAGCGCGGCAAGCGCGGCATGGCCATCGACTCCATGGTTTCGGGAGGGAATATCATCGCCGGCGCCTCGGTTCGTCGCTCGGTGCTCTTCTCCCGGGTCAAGGTCGGTCCGGGGGCCGAGGTGCAGGAGGCGGTGATCCTGCCGCGGGTGACCGTCGAGGACGGCTGCCGGATCCGCCGCGCGGTCATCGACGAGGGCTGCCGGATCCCGCCGGGTATGGTCATCGGCGAGGATCTGGAGACCGACCGTGAGCGCTTCCACGTCACCCCGGGCGGGGTGGTGCTGGTGACCGCCGAGATGCTGGGCCAGGAAGTGGCCCACGTGCGCTGA
- a CDS encoding HD-GYP domain-containing protein, translating to METPPSKEAVEVPVEDLRPGMYLVELGVKWAMHPFLHNQFELDTASIRKIRDLGITRVKVDPRRGRGAADGGSAKEAEPPPRRASKAKGDGDGRRWARQLTQEARSAVRDLVRDARAGRALRMQDIDEISEELSVALYEHPDAMLAFGRIRSRDQYTYQHSVNVGVLLMAFARYLRMPEPHVRALGSAGIVHDIGKTLLPDAIIAKPGPLTPEEYQQVKDHPWRGAELLRQTPGATSLAVRIAEQHHERIDGTGYPYGLSGRELSIETRMAAIVDVYDAVTAIRSYHRGRPPTEGLRIIASEAGQALDATLIRRFVRCVGIYPPGSLVRLSTGKLAVVLEAHKRAADKPRVRVVYDISAERMIDPPPILDLSQGHPAHRIERAEDPASWALPPERFL from the coding sequence TTGGAGACGCCACCATCCAAGGAAGCGGTCGAGGTACCGGTCGAGGACCTGCGCCCGGGGATGTACCTGGTCGAGCTGGGCGTGAAGTGGGCCATGCACCCCTTCCTGCACAACCAGTTCGAACTCGACACCGCGAGCATCCGCAAGATCCGTGACCTGGGGATTACCCGGGTCAAGGTGGACCCGCGCCGGGGCCGCGGTGCCGCCGACGGCGGATCAGCGAAGGAAGCTGAACCGCCCCCCCGCCGGGCCAGCAAGGCGAAAGGGGATGGCGACGGGCGACGGTGGGCACGCCAGCTCACCCAGGAGGCGCGCTCGGCGGTACGCGATCTGGTGCGCGATGCCCGCGCCGGCCGGGCCCTGCGCATGCAGGATATCGACGAGATCAGCGAGGAACTCTCGGTCGCCCTGTACGAACACCCCGATGCCATGCTCGCCTTCGGGCGCATCCGCTCCCGCGATCAGTACACCTACCAGCATAGCGTCAACGTCGGGGTGTTGCTGATGGCCTTTGCCCGCTACCTCCGCATGCCCGAACCCCACGTGCGCGCCCTCGGCTCCGCCGGCATCGTCCACGACATCGGCAAGACACTGCTGCCGGACGCGATCATCGCCAAACCCGGCCCCCTGACGCCGGAGGAGTACCAGCAGGTTAAGGACCACCCCTGGCGGGGCGCCGAATTGCTGCGCCAGACCCCCGGGGCCACGTCGCTGGCCGTGCGGATCGCCGAGCAGCACCATGAGCGCATCGACGGCACCGGCTACCCCTACGGCCTGAGCGGGCGTGAGCTGAGCATCGAGACCCGCATGGCCGCCATCGTCGACGTCTACGACGCCGTTACCGCCATCCGGTCCTACCACCGCGGCCGCCCCCCCACCGAGGGGCTGCGCATCATTGCCAGTGAGGCCGGCCAGGCCCTCGATGCCACACTGATCCGGCGATTCGTGCGCTGTGTCGGCATCTATCCGCCAGGCTCGCTGGTCCGCCTGTCCACAGGCAAGCTGGCGGTGGTCCTGGAGGCCCATAAACGGGCCGCCGACAAGCCGCGGGTCCGGGTGGTCTACGACATCTCGGCCGAGCGCATGATCGACCCGCCCCCCATCCTGGACCTCTCCCAGGGGCACCCCGCCCACCGCATCGAGCGCGCCGAGGATCCGGCGTCCTGGGCCCTGCCGCCGGAACGCTTCCTCTAG
- a CDS encoding small multi-drug export protein translates to MELLIKYTVVFLLAATPWIELMVVIPMGAAMGLSVTPLTIVAFIGNALPVFAIIALFRWWEQRRGPVQRRWSERATRVWDRYGLPGLALLGPVLTGIHLAAVMALALGAWRRQTAQWMVASLAVWAVVTGVVTAAGVEWLTRSD, encoded by the coding sequence ATGGAACTGCTGATCAAGTACACCGTCGTCTTCCTGCTCGCTGCCACGCCGTGGATCGAACTGATGGTCGTCATCCCCATGGGGGCCGCCATGGGTCTGTCGGTCACCCCCCTGACCATCGTGGCCTTCATCGGCAACGCATTACCGGTGTTCGCCATCATCGCCCTGTTCCGCTGGTGGGAGCAGCGGCGGGGGCCAGTACAGCGGCGCTGGAGCGAACGGGCCACCCGGGTCTGGGATCGGTACGGACTCCCGGGGCTGGCGCTGCTCGGGCCGGTGCTCACCGGCATCCACCTGGCGGCGGTGATGGCACTCGCCCTGGGGGCCTGGCGACGGCAGACGGCACAGTGGATGGTCGCCAGCCTGGCGGTATGGGCCGTAGTCACTGGCGTGGTCACCGCCGCCGGGGTGGAGTGGCTGACCCGATCGGACTGA